A genomic region of Candidatus Cloacimonadota bacterium contains the following coding sequences:
- a CDS encoding phosphatase PAP2 family protein: MFHFLLQADRSVFLFFNKTLSNGFFDKIFPVITEPRNWLIVILIALIFFVIKEKKRAIGVLVVVVIAVALSDLIAYRIIKALVGRYRPCHPEFFVDGGNFLIGMKTSFSFPSNHAMNMFTAATVFSCFYNKYAGYFFGFAVLIGFSRIYVGVHFPLDIIGGAVFGMILGIVVYLAYCRLEVLVKHHMKKKTINEDNSKPES; this comes from the coding sequence ATGTTCCATTTCCTTTTGCAGGCAGATCGATCGGTCTTTCTGTTCTTTAATAAAACACTATCCAACGGTTTTTTTGATAAGATATTTCCTGTCATTACAGAGCCGAGAAACTGGCTGATCGTTATCCTCATCGCACTTATTTTCTTTGTCATTAAGGAAAAGAAAAGAGCGATTGGAGTACTTGTGGTTGTTGTCATAGCAGTTGCCCTTTCTGATCTTATTGCTTATAGGATAATAAAAGCCCTTGTGGGTAGATACCGTCCGTGCCATCCTGAATTTTTTGTAGATGGGGGTAATTTTCTCATTGGTATGAAAACGTCATTCTCATTTCCCTCCAACCATGCCATGAATATGTTCACGGCAGCAACGGTTTTTTCGTGTTTTTACAATAAATACGCCGGATACTTCTTTGGATTTGCTGTTTTAATCGGATTTTCACGCATTTATGTGGGTGTTCATTTTCCGCTTGATATCATTGGAGGTGCGGTATTTGGCATGATCCTGGGTATCGTAGTGTATTTGGCTTATTGCAGGTTAGAAGTTCTTGTCAAACATCATATGAAAAAGAAAACAATAAATGAAGATAACTCCAAGCCAGAAAGCTGA
- a CDS encoding A/G-specific adenine glycosylase, whose translation MKITPSQKAEFQKEVYSFYTAHKRDFPWRNTDDPYCIFVSEIMLQQTQTDRVIEKYNEFIKNFPNFETLAKSAFPDVLSVWKGLGYNRRAKWIHECAKTIEKIHDGILPGEAEELESLPGIGKATARSLLAFAYNKDVLFIETNIRTVYIHYFFEEKDDIHDNEILELLNQTYDKGHAREWYSALMDYGAFLKKEIGNLNNRSRHYNKQSKFEGSDRQIRGRLLDILLKEQKITIEDVAGILNEDTERVQRIVRDMVNEKLIKTNKNGVLGL comes from the coding sequence ATGAAGATAACTCCAAGCCAGAAAGCTGAGTTTCAAAAAGAAGTATACTCATTTTATACAGCGCATAAAAGGGATTTTCCATGGCGAAATACTGATGATCCATATTGTATTTTTGTTTCGGAAATAATGCTCCAGCAAACACAAACGGATAGAGTAATAGAAAAATATAATGAATTTATAAAAAATTTCCCAAATTTTGAAACACTCGCAAAAAGCGCTTTCCCCGATGTCCTGAGCGTATGGAAAGGACTTGGTTATAATCGTCGTGCAAAATGGATACATGAGTGTGCGAAAACAATCGAAAAGATACATGACGGGATTTTACCAGGTGAAGCAGAAGAGCTCGAATCGTTACCCGGAATTGGAAAAGCAACAGCACGTTCTTTGCTTGCATTCGCATATAATAAAGATGTCCTGTTTATAGAAACTAATATCAGGACGGTGTATATACATTACTTCTTTGAAGAGAAGGACGACATTCATGATAATGAAATTCTCGAATTGCTCAATCAAACATATGATAAGGGGCATGCACGGGAATGGTATTCTGCACTCATGGATTACGGCGCTTTTCTTAAAAAGGAAATTGGAAATCTCAATAACCGCAGCAGGCACTATAATAAACAGTCAAAATTTGAGGGTTCGGACAGGCAGATACGCGGAAGATTGCTTGATATTTTGCTTAAAGAGCAGAAAATAACGATTGAAGATGTTGCGGGAATACTTAATGAAGATACAGAAAGAGTTCAAAGAATCGTTAGGGATATGGTCAATGAGAAATTGATCAAGACAAACAAAAACGGGGTATTAGGTCTTTAG
- a CDS encoding asparagine synthetase B encodes MKKTALLVFIILLPVLGWSDILIPMDFSQTDHLKSYGIVYNALENGYDGKWLLNYRDGSFLLPESEDIESLCRLRGVSYELVSPMDYLAIEQTIQKSNMDVVHLEKAPKIAVYTLPESKAGQVKGFAGEPWDDAVTLALTYAQIPYDTIYDIEVLQGKLEEYDWLHLHHEDFTGQFGKFYAGFHSTDWYKKIKEIDEELARELGFAKVWQLKQAVVEMIREYVRNGGFLFAMCAATDTYDIAQAAAGIDICDVPFDGDPIDAHAEKKLDFDRTFAFENFTLVKNPYEYEFSSIDASNYAQIRGAEADYFTLFQFSAKYDPVPTMLTQCHVNVVNGFLGQTTSYHKEFVKKSAIILGEVEGANEVKYLHGNFGRGTYTFYGGHDPEDYQHRIGDPPTLLELHKNSPGYRLILNNILFPAAKKKKLKT; translated from the coding sequence ATGAAAAAAACAGCACTTCTCGTATTCATAATTTTATTACCAGTATTGGGCTGGTCAGATATTCTCATTCCGATGGACTTCTCCCAAACCGATCATCTAAAGTCATATGGGATTGTATATAATGCTCTTGAAAACGGATATGACGGCAAGTGGCTGTTAAATTATAGGGATGGTTCATTTCTATTACCTGAATCCGAAGACATCGAATCTCTGTGCCGCCTAAGAGGTGTGTCTTACGAATTGGTTTCTCCAATGGACTATCTTGCGATCGAGCAGACGATCCAGAAATCGAACATGGATGTTGTACATCTTGAAAAAGCACCAAAGATTGCAGTCTATACATTGCCGGAAAGCAAAGCCGGGCAGGTAAAGGGATTTGCAGGAGAGCCATGGGATGATGCTGTCACGCTTGCACTTACGTATGCTCAGATACCGTATGATACGATTTATGACATAGAAGTGTTACAAGGAAAACTGGAAGAATATGATTGGCTTCATCTTCATCACGAAGATTTTACCGGTCAGTTCGGTAAATTTTATGCAGGATTCCACAGCACAGACTGGTACAAGAAGATCAAGGAAATCGATGAAGAGCTTGCTCGCGAACTTGGATTCGCAAAGGTCTGGCAACTCAAACAAGCCGTTGTAGAGATGATCCGGGAATATGTTCGAAACGGTGGATTTCTTTTTGCGATGTGTGCTGCGACCGACACCTATGATATTGCACAAGCTGCAGCTGGTATCGATATCTGCGATGTACCCTTTGACGGTGATCCTATCGATGCTCATGCTGAGAAAAAACTCGACTTTGATAGAACCTTTGCATTTGAAAACTTTACCCTAGTTAAAAATCCATACGAATATGAATTCTCAAGTATCGATGCAAGCAATTATGCACAGATAAGAGGAGCAGAAGCAGACTATTTTACCTTATTTCAATTTTCTGCAAAGTATGATCCAGTACCGACAATGCTGACACAATGTCATGTTAATGTTGTGAATGGATTCCTCGGACAAACAACTTCTTATCACAAGGAATTTGTTAAGAAAAGTGCCATAATTCTTGGTGAGGTAGAAGGTGCTAATGAAGTAAAATATCTCCATGGAAATTTTGGAAGAGGAACATATACATTCTATGGCGGACATGATCCTGAGGACTATCAGCATAGGATCGGCGATCCCCCAACACTATTAGAGTTGCATAAAAACTCTCCCGGCTACAGACTCATCCTCAATAATATCCTTTTCCCAGCAGCTAAGAAGAAAAAACTAAAGACCTAA
- the hemW gene encoding radical SAM family heme chaperone HemW: MKEISIYIHIPFCLQKCSYCNFYSIAYDTQIVEKYMRGLIKEIGKFKGNDYIVKSVYFGGGTPSLLSFFQLFPIISKIAHTFHIDKNAEITLEANPSTINRIKAQDWKTLGINRISIGAQSFHDNELKLLGRIHSAEEIEQAVECVAEYCTLNYSLDLMYGIPGQTCDSWRKSILRAIELHPMHISSYCLSVEKNTPLYNIKDQLPFPDEDSQRDMYYSMISFLESHNIQQYEISNFALRGYESQHNTSYWMGKEYVGFGASAHSYYNMTRYANISDVNRYIHSIQNELPIVKSKKEIPTREYISDLIFLGLRMRRGISLSSIKTRYGFDLEKEYKHTIETYSKLGYLTIVDDHLKLTRKALFVSDEILREFV; the protein is encoded by the coding sequence GTGAAAGAAATTTCAATCTATATTCATATACCATTTTGCCTTCAAAAATGCAGCTACTGTAATTTCTATTCCATCGCATATGATACACAAATTGTTGAGAAATACATGAGGGGATTGATAAAAGAGATTGGGAAATTCAAAGGAAACGATTACATCGTAAAATCCGTGTATTTCGGTGGTGGAACTCCATCGTTGCTTTCTTTTTTTCAACTATTCCCTATCATTTCTAAGATTGCTCATACTTTTCATATTGATAAAAATGCAGAAATAACACTCGAAGCAAATCCATCCACGATAAACCGGATAAAAGCTCAGGATTGGAAAACGCTGGGCATCAATCGAATAAGTATCGGCGCGCAGTCCTTTCATGATAATGAATTGAAATTACTTGGCCGCATTCATTCTGCTGAAGAAATTGAACAAGCAGTGGAATGTGTTGCTGAATATTGCACGCTAAATTATTCACTCGATCTGATGTACGGCATTCCGGGGCAAACCTGCGATTCATGGAGAAAAAGTATCTTGCGCGCGATTGAGCTTCATCCTATGCATATTTCATCATATTGCCTTTCTGTTGAGAAAAACACTCCTCTTTATAACATCAAAGATCAGCTTCCATTCCCTGATGAAGATTCCCAACGAGATATGTACTATTCTATGATTTCATTTTTGGAATCTCATAACATCCAACAGTATGAAATATCTAATTTTGCTCTTCGAGGATATGAATCACAACACAATACTTCATATTGGATGGGAAAAGAGTATGTTGGTTTTGGTGCTTCAGCTCATTCTTATTACAATATGACCCGATACGCAAATATTTCTGATGTAAATCGCTATATACATTCGATACAAAATGAACTTCCGATCGTAAAGAGTAAAAAGGAGATCCCTACTCGAGAATATATCTCAGATTTAATATTTCTTGGTCTGAGAATGAGAAGAGGAATTTCATTGTCCTCAATAAAAACACGTTATGGATTTGATCTTGAAAAAGAATATAAACACACGATTGAGACATATTCAAAACTTGGATATTTGACAATTGTGGATGATCACCTGAAATTAACCCGTAAAGCACTCTTTGTGTCTGATGAAATATTAAGAGAGTTCGTATAA
- the lepB gene encoding signal peptidase I has product MAKPKDIKADKKGKMKKRSALREWIEAIVFAGIAAIIIRTFIIETFLIPSESMESTFLKGDQLIANKFVYWFREPKQFEPVIFKFPFDPYDPEPTDRYTKLIRPIYWDKKNFFFKFYKRRDFIKRIIGLPGDTIQIIDKNVYVNGNYVKEKYVQHTDFRIIPREQGRLYINNEFMGSRDNFGPVVVPDSCYFVMGDNRDNSNDSRYWGFLEREYIKGIPMIIYWSMGDHHKIRWNRILKIPK; this is encoded by the coding sequence ATGGCAAAACCAAAAGACATAAAAGCTGATAAAAAAGGTAAAATGAAGAAAAGATCTGCACTCCGTGAATGGATTGAAGCAATCGTTTTTGCGGGTATCGCTGCGATCATTATTCGGACATTTATAATCGAGACATTTCTTATACCGTCAGAATCCATGGAAAGCACCTTTCTCAAAGGGGATCAGCTTATCGCAAATAAATTCGTGTATTGGTTTCGAGAACCAAAGCAGTTCGAGCCCGTCATCTTTAAATTCCCATTTGATCCATACGACCCGGAGCCTACAGACCGCTATACCAAGCTGATCCGTCCGATTTATTGGGATAAAAAGAACTTCTTCTTCAAATTCTATAAACGCCGGGATTTCATTAAACGAATCATTGGTCTACCCGGAGATACAATTCAGATCATCGATAAGAATGTGTATGTAAATGGAAATTATGTAAAAGAGAAGTACGTTCAGCATACTGATTTTCGTATCATACCCCGCGAACAGGGACGCCTCTACATCAACAATGAATTTATGGGAAGCAGGGATAATTTCGGGCCTGTTGTTGTGCCTGATAGCTGCTACTTTGTAATGGGAGATAATCGAGATAACAGCAATGATTCACGCTACTGGGGTTTTCTCGAAAGAGAATATATTAAGGGTATACCTATGATCATTTACTGGTCGATGGGAGATCATCATAAGATAAGGTGGAATAGGATACTCAAGATCCCAAAATAA